The following coding sequences are from one Epilithonimonas vandammei window:
- a CDS encoding sensor histidine kinase: MNQFFLKLNALPKIVLHSLAWGLYILYTYGLNLITVKDLHITDILALSLPLILFFYLCLFGFSLFRKNLLVAVLYFIVIFGCLFGMGYLLIDHIFPKFGINIKSDSFSLAAYTQEVLITTFKFFIYALLYFVIQEWLKTQQNLKNSEVERLKAEDLKNKKEIENIKYQYAFLRSQINPHFLYNTLNVFFSQALKVSEPLAENILKLSDLMRYALDNSDENNGKIQLQKELDQLQRVIDIQQMRFSDRKQIRLNIDGDIKDQKIPPLSLITIVENSFKYGDLNDPVHPLEINICVTDEMVSVDLKNKKRKNTSEILSNNIGINNLKQRLDYSFAGKYQLDIRDLENFYHLHLRIQQ, encoded by the coding sequence TTGAATCAGTTTTTTCTAAAACTCAATGCACTTCCAAAAATAGTACTGCATAGTTTGGCTTGGGGTCTTTATATTTTGTACACGTATGGACTGAATCTGATTACGGTGAAAGACCTGCATATTACAGATATTCTTGCGCTGAGCTTGCCACTCATCTTGTTTTTTTATTTATGTCTTTTTGGGTTTAGTCTTTTTCGGAAAAATCTACTTGTGGCAGTCTTATATTTTATTGTGATTTTTGGATGTTTATTTGGAATGGGTTACTTACTGATTGATCATATATTCCCAAAATTCGGGATCAACATCAAATCAGATTCCTTTTCACTGGCGGCATACACGCAAGAAGTTTTAATTACTACTTTTAAATTTTTTATTTATGCATTGTTGTACTTTGTCATTCAGGAATGGCTGAAAACCCAGCAAAATTTGAAAAATTCAGAAGTAGAACGCTTGAAAGCAGAGGATTTGAAGAACAAAAAAGAAATTGAAAACATCAAATATCAATATGCATTTCTGCGTTCACAAATCAATCCTCATTTTCTTTATAATACACTCAATGTATTTTTTTCACAAGCTTTGAAAGTATCAGAACCTTTAGCAGAAAATATCCTGAAATTAAGTGATCTGATGCGTTATGCTTTGGATAATTCTGATGAAAATAACGGTAAAATTCAGCTTCAGAAGGAACTGGATCAGTTGCAAAGGGTGATTGACATCCAGCAAATGCGGTTTTCTGACCGAAAACAGATTCGTTTGAATATTGACGGCGATATTAAAGATCAAAAAATCCCACCGCTTTCCTTAATTACTATTGTTGAAAATTCTTTTAAATACGGTGATCTGAATGATCCTGTTCATCCTTTGGAAATTAATATTTGTGTTACGGACGAAATGGTCAGCGTAGATCTGAAAAATAAGAAACGAAAGAATACTTCGGAAATCTTGTCCAACAACATCGGAATCAATAATTTGAAACAAAGGCTGGATTATTCGTTTGCCGGGAAATATCAGCTTGATATTCGTGATCTCGAAAATTTTTATCATCTTCACCTTAGAATACAACAATGA